The proteins below are encoded in one region of Microbacterium pygmaeum:
- the purU gene encoding formyltetrahydrofolate deformylase, which translates to MTVHNEALRDHACLIVHGPDRPGIVAAVTALVTRNHGNILSLDQYSENADGGAFFQRVVFQRADLTAAIPEIEADLAATLDEFGMQWSLTDQSVPKRMAILASTSDHCLLELLWRHRRGELPVTIPMVISNHTNTADDVRAFGIPFFHVPSQGPDKSDAEAKILELLTGNVDFIVLARYMQIISEDFLDAVGVPVINIHHSFLPAFIGAAPYRKAKERGVKLIGATSHYVTKELDEGPIIEQDVARVNHAMTAADLQARGAYVERAVLSRAVQWHAEDRVIRHGNQTIVFTDRP; encoded by the coding sequence ATGACTGTGCACAACGAAGCTCTGCGCGACCACGCCTGCCTCATCGTCCACGGGCCCGACCGGCCCGGCATCGTAGCGGCGGTGACCGCGCTGGTCACCCGCAATCACGGGAACATCCTGTCGCTGGATCAGTACTCCGAGAACGCGGATGGCGGCGCGTTCTTCCAGCGCGTGGTGTTCCAGCGGGCCGACCTCACTGCCGCCATCCCCGAGATCGAGGCCGACCTCGCCGCCACCCTCGACGAATTCGGCATGCAGTGGTCGCTGACCGATCAGTCGGTCCCGAAGCGGATGGCGATCCTCGCCTCCACGTCCGACCACTGCCTGCTCGAACTGCTCTGGCGGCACCGCCGCGGAGAACTCCCGGTGACGATCCCGATGGTGATCTCCAACCACACCAACACCGCCGACGACGTCAGGGCCTTCGGCATCCCGTTCTTCCATGTCCCCTCGCAGGGCCCGGACAAATCCGACGCCGAAGCGAAGATCCTCGAGCTGCTCACCGGCAACGTCGACTTCATCGTCCTCGCCCGCTACATGCAGATCATCTCCGAAGACTTCCTCGACGCCGTCGGGGTGCCTGTCATCAACATCCATCACTCCTTCCTGCCCGCCTTCATCGGCGCCGCGCCGTACCGCAAAGCCAAGGAACGCGGCGTGAAACTCATCGGCGCCACCTCGCACTACGTGACGAAAGAACTCGACGAGGGCCCCATCATCGAGCAGGACGTCGCCCGCGTGAACCACGCGATGACCGCAGCCGACCTGCAAGCCCGCGGCGCCTACGTGGAACGCGCAGTCCTGTCCCGCGCCGTGCAGTGGCACGCCGAAGACCGCGTCATCCGGCACGGCAACCAGACCATCGTCTTCACCGACCGACCCTGA
- a CDS encoding methylenetetrahydrofolate reductase has product MANPRAAVELVQDYSLEMTGKDVPALMEAKDSIPAGTRINVTFLGNEDLEMRVSAAKAVREMGFIPVPHISARRLSSRQQLEEFLSRLQDVGATDSVFVVGGDPATPEGPYEGAFDVIHTGLLLDYGVKDVSIAGYPEGHPDIADDVLWRSLDEKVHSLAQQKLHTTVLTQFAFDTDPVVAWIDEVRGRGIHGTIRIGTPGPAGIKRLLGFARRFGIGANAMIVKKYGFSLTNLMGTAGPDIFVGDLASLLASDASVSEGTEVAAPASGPTTGPVKLHFYTFGGLLATADWAREFTRTHS; this is encoded by the coding sequence ATGGCCAACCCTCGGGCAGCAGTCGAACTGGTGCAGGACTACTCGCTGGAGATGACCGGCAAGGACGTGCCGGCGCTGATGGAAGCCAAGGACAGCATTCCGGCGGGCACCAGGATCAATGTCACCTTCCTCGGCAACGAGGATCTCGAGATGCGGGTCTCCGCGGCGAAGGCCGTCCGCGAGATGGGGTTCATCCCGGTTCCGCACATCTCAGCCCGCCGGCTCTCCTCCCGCCAGCAGCTCGAGGAATTCCTCTCCCGCCTGCAGGATGTCGGCGCGACTGACAGCGTCTTCGTCGTCGGCGGAGACCCGGCCACCCCCGAGGGCCCGTACGAGGGCGCGTTCGACGTGATCCACACCGGTCTGCTCCTGGACTACGGCGTGAAGGACGTGAGCATCGCGGGCTACCCGGAGGGTCACCCCGACATCGCCGACGACGTGCTGTGGCGCTCGCTGGACGAGAAGGTCCATTCGCTGGCGCAGCAGAAGCTGCACACCACGGTCCTCACGCAGTTCGCGTTCGACACCGATCCCGTGGTGGCGTGGATCGACGAGGTCCGCGGACGCGGCATCCACGGCACCATCCGCATCGGCACGCCCGGGCCCGCCGGCATCAAGCGGCTGCTCGGGTTCGCCCGTCGCTTCGGCATCGGCGCAAACGCGATGATCGTCAAGAAGTACGGCTTCTCGCTCACCAACCTGATGGGCACCGCAGGACCCGACATCTTCGTGGGCGACCTGGCGTCCCTGCTGGCTTCGGACGCATCCGTCTCAGAGGGCACCGAAGTGGCGGCACCTGCATCCGGCCCGACCACCGGCCCCGTGAAGCTGCACTTCTACACATTCGGCGGGCTGCTGGCGACCGCCGACTGGGCTCGTGAGTTCACCCGCACCCACTCCTGA
- a CDS encoding MarR family winged helix-turn-helix transcriptional regulator: MIRHWRGVLLTGELDEPVGPVFVDAAEVVTTPLGDVVDSENFTPRLLHLISNALVWRESRLLRDAFNLGTNDWRVISAISIRPGATSTEISEFVAMNKAIVSKSVNTLIARELIVPADGRRGSRHLYLTRAGADMHDRMKPISMQGQEIVLGDLSPEEIEQLNRLLMRLLQRTPELSPGSVPTAAGVVEG, translated from the coding sequence GTGATCCGGCACTGGAGGGGAGTGCTGTTGACAGGCGAGCTGGACGAGCCGGTCGGCCCCGTCTTCGTCGACGCGGCGGAGGTCGTGACCACCCCGCTGGGCGATGTCGTGGACAGCGAGAACTTCACGCCTCGCCTGCTGCACCTCATCTCGAACGCGCTGGTCTGGCGTGAATCGCGCCTCCTGCGGGACGCCTTCAACCTGGGCACGAACGACTGGCGGGTCATCTCGGCGATCTCGATCCGACCGGGGGCGACCTCCACCGAGATCTCGGAATTCGTCGCGATGAACAAGGCGATCGTCTCCAAGAGCGTCAACACCCTCATCGCGCGCGAGCTCATCGTGCCGGCCGACGGCAGACGCGGATCGCGCCACCTCTACCTGACCCGCGCCGGCGCGGACATGCACGACCGGATGAAGCCGATCTCGATGCAGGGCCAGGAGATCGTGCTGGGCGACCTCAGCCCCGAGGAGATCGAGCAGCTCAACCGTCTGCTCATGCGGCTGCTCCAGCGGACACCCGAACTGTCGCCCGGATCGGTGCCGACCGCAGCGGGCGTCGTCGAGGGCTGA